The Clostridioides difficile genome has a segment encoding these proteins:
- a CDS encoding transcriptional regulator, translating to MKNLLEIQKKLIPQAIELMERRYSILRQISLSEPIGRRTLSNILEISERIIRSETEFLKEQGLIDVAVSGMTITKEGSDLLDKLKDIMSDIMGLSKLQDRVREKLGIKKVILVPGSCDENGSLLKDVTRYGCEHFLSILKDGDIVSITGGSTMLEFSNVIKTDKRYPNSTIVPARGSMGTDVEMQSNSIVASVSKKLHSNCKLLHIPDELDESAMKTLSQVPEIKTTLEYIKRTDILVFSIGRADVMAKRRKLPEDKVNEILSKNAVGEAFGYYFNKDGEIVYKLNTVGIDLETVKEVKETIAIFAGTEKVEALLAISNMHKNMVLVTDEESAYKILSLL from the coding sequence ATGAAGAACTTATTAGAAATTCAAAAGAAACTAATTCCACAGGCAATTGAACTTATGGAAAGAAGATACTCTATTTTAAGACAAATATCTTTAAGTGAACCAATAGGTAGAAGAACTTTATCAAATATATTAGAAATTAGTGAAAGAATAATTAGGTCAGAAACAGAGTTTTTAAAAGAACAAGGACTTATAGATGTTGCTGTATCTGGAATGACTATCACTAAAGAAGGTTCTGATTTATTAGATAAACTTAAAGACATCATGAGTGACATCATGGGATTGTCTAAGTTACAAGATAGGGTCAGAGAAAAGCTTGGAATAAAAAAGGTAATACTAGTTCCTGGAAGCTGTGATGAAAATGGAAGCTTACTAAAAGATGTAACTAGATATGGATGCGAACATTTCTTAAGTATTTTAAAAGATGGCGATATCGTTTCAATAACAGGTGGAAGCACTATGTTGGAGTTTTCAAACGTTATTAAAACTGATAAGAGGTATCCAAATTCTACAATAGTGCCAGCTAGAGGAAGTATGGGAACTGATGTAGAGATGCAGTCTAATAGTATAGTTGCTTCAGTAAGTAAGAAATTACACTCTAATTGCAAACTTTTACATATACCAGATGAGTTGGACGAGAGTGCAATGAAAACTCTTAGCCAAGTGCCAGAGATTAAGACAACTTTGGAGTATATTAAAAGAACAGACATTTTAGTTTTCAGCATAGGTAGAGCAGATGTCATGGCAAAGAGAAGAAAACTTCCAGAAGATAAAGTCAACGAAATCTTATCTAAAAATGCAGTTGGAGAAGCATTTGGATATTATTTCAACAAAGATGGAGAGATAGTTTACAAACTAAATACTGTCGGAATTGATTTAGAGACAGTTAAAGAAGTAAAAGAAACTATTGCAATCTTTGCAGGAACAGAAAAAGTAGAAGCCTTATTAGCCATATCAAATATGCATAAAAACATGGTTCTTGTAACAGATGAAGAAAGTGCTTATAAGATATTGTCATTATTATAA
- the gap gene encoding type I glyceraldehyde-3-phosphate dehydrogenase, which yields MVKVAINGFGRIGRLALRKMMEQQDKFEVVAINDLTDAKMLAHLFKYDTAQGRFNGEIEVKEGAFIVNGKEIKVTAERNPADLPWAELGVDIVLECTGFFTSKDKAEAHIQAGAKKVVISAPATGDLKTIVFNTNSDILDGSETVISGASCTTNCLAPMAKVLNDKYGIEKGLMTTIHAYTNDQNTLDGPHPKGDLRRARAAAGNIVPNTTGAAKAIGLVIPALKGKLDGAAQRVPVVTGSITELVCTLGKNVTVEEINAAMKEASNESFGYTEEMLVSSDIIGISYGSLFDATQTKVMEVDGKQLVKVVSWYDNEMSYTSQLIRTLGYFAQLAK from the coding sequence ATGGTTAAAGTAGCTATAAATGGATTTGGAAGAATAGGAAGATTAGCATTAAGAAAAATGATGGAGCAACAAGATAAGTTTGAAGTTGTTGCAATAAACGACTTAACAGATGCAAAAATGTTAGCTCATTTATTTAAATATGATACAGCTCAAGGAAGATTTAACGGTGAAATAGAAGTTAAAGAAGGTGCTTTTATAGTAAACGGAAAAGAAATAAAAGTAACAGCAGAAAGAAATCCTGCTGACCTACCATGGGCTGAATTAGGAGTAGATATAGTATTAGAATGTACAGGATTCTTTACTTCTAAAGATAAAGCTGAAGCTCATATACAAGCAGGAGCTAAAAAAGTTGTTATATCTGCACCAGCAACTGGAGATTTAAAAACAATAGTATTCAACACAAACAGTGACATATTAGATGGTTCTGAAACAGTTATATCAGGAGCTTCTTGTACAACTAACTGTTTAGCTCCAATGGCTAAAGTATTAAATGATAAATACGGTATAGAAAAAGGATTAATGACTACTATACATGCATACACTAATGACCAAAATACTTTAGATGGTCCTCATCCAAAAGGTGATTTAAGAAGAGCTAGAGCTGCTGCTGGAAATATAGTTCCAAACACTACAGGAGCTGCAAAAGCAATAGGTTTAGTAATACCTGCCTTAAAAGGAAAATTAGATGGAGCAGCACAAAGAGTACCAGTTGTAACTGGTTCAATAACTGAATTAGTTTGTACATTAGGAAAAAATGTTACAGTTGAAGAAATAAATGCAGCTATGAAAGAAGCTTCAAACGAATCTTTCGGATACACTGAAGAAATGTTAGTATCTTCTGATATAATCGGAATAAGCTACGGTTCATTATTTGACGCTACTCAAACAAAAGTTATGGAAGTAGATGGAAAACAATTAGTTAAAGTTGTTTCTTGGTATGACAATGAAATGTCTTATACTTCTCAATTAATAAGAACTTTAGGATACTTTGCACAATTAGCAAAATAG
- a CDS encoding phosphoglycerate kinase has product MSMLNKKTIEDIDVCGKKVLVRCDFNVPLQDGVITDENRLNGALPTIQYLISKGAKVILCSHLGKPKGEAKPELSLAPVAKRLSEMLGKEVVFAADDNVVGENAKKATEKMENGDVVLLENTRYRKEETKNEENYSKELASLAEVFVNDAFGTAHRAHCSTVGAGEFLQERVCGYLIQKELKFLGEAVANPVRPFTAILGGAKVSDKLAVINELLEKVDNLIIGGGMAYTFLKAQGYEVGTSLLEIDKVEYAKEMMEKAKAKGVNLLLPVDVVMADHFAPDATPIVTEDANVKEDYMGLDMGPKTIANFVKAIKESKTVVWNGPMGVFEFENFANGTLSVAKAMAELTDATTVIGGGDSAAAVNQLGFGDKMTHVSTGGGASLEFLEGKELPGIAALDNK; this is encoded by the coding sequence ATGTCAATGCTAAACAAAAAAACTATAGAAGATATTGATGTGTGCGGGAAAAAAGTATTAGTGAGATGTGACTTTAATGTACCATTACAAGATGGTGTAATTACTGATGAAAATAGATTAAACGGAGCTTTACCAACAATTCAATATTTAATTTCTAAAGGAGCAAAAGTTATATTATGTTCTCATTTAGGGAAACCAAAGGGAGAAGCTAAACCAGAATTATCTTTAGCACCAGTTGCAAAGAGATTATCTGAAATGTTAGGTAAAGAAGTTGTGTTTGCAGCAGATGATAATGTTGTAGGAGAAAATGCAAAAAAAGCTACTGAAAAAATGGAAAACGGAGATGTAGTATTATTAGAAAATACTAGATATAGAAAAGAAGAAACTAAAAATGAAGAAAACTACTCTAAAGAATTAGCTTCACTTGCTGAAGTATTTGTAAATGATGCATTTGGAACTGCTCATAGAGCACATTGTTCAACAGTTGGAGCAGGAGAATTTTTACAAGAGAGAGTTTGTGGATACTTAATTCAAAAAGAATTAAAATTCTTAGGAGAAGCTGTTGCAAATCCTGTAAGACCATTTACAGCGATACTTGGAGGAGCTAAAGTTTCTGATAAATTAGCTGTTATAAATGAATTATTAGAAAAAGTTGATAATCTAATAATAGGCGGAGGAATGGCTTATACATTCTTAAAAGCTCAAGGTTATGAAGTAGGGACATCTCTACTTGAAATAGATAAAGTAGAATATGCAAAAGAAATGATGGAAAAAGCTAAGGCTAAAGGAGTTAATTTATTATTACCAGTAGATGTTGTTATGGCAGACCACTTTGCACCAGATGCAACTCCAATAGTGACAGAAGATGCTAATGTAAAAGAAGATTATATGGGACTAGATATGGGACCTAAGACTATAGCAAACTTTGTAAAAGCTATAAAAGAATCAAAAACTGTAGTATGGAACGGACCAATGGGAGTATTTGAATTTGAAAACTTTGCAAATGGAACACTATCAGTAGCTAAAGCTATGGCAGAATTAACTGATGCAACTACTGTAATCGGTGGTGGAGATAGTGCAGCAGCAGTTAATCAATTAGGATTTGGTGATAAGATGACTCACGTATCAACAGGTGGAGGAGCATCACTAGAATTTTTAGAAGGTAAAGAATTACCAGGTATTGCAGCATTAGATAATAAATAA
- the tpiA gene encoding triose-phosphate isomerase: MRKPIIAGNWKMHKTIKEALEFVNEVKGKVDADKAEAVICAPFTLLKDLKEATKGTNIKIGAQNMHFEEKGAFTGEVSPLMLKEIDMDYVVIGHSERRQYFNETDETVNKKVLKALEVEIDPILCVGETLEQREAGKTKDVCKVQVEKALENVLKDDLAKVVVAYEPIWAIGTGKTATAEDANDVISYIREVIKGLYGELANEVRIQYGGSVKPSNVAEIMGQSDIDGALVGGASLAANDYLDLVNF; encoded by the coding sequence ATGAGAAAACCTATAATTGCAGGAAACTGGAAAATGCATAAAACAATAAAAGAAGCTTTAGAATTTGTAAATGAAGTTAAAGGGAAAGTTGATGCTGATAAAGCAGAAGCTGTTATATGTGCACCATTTACTTTATTGAAGGATTTAAAAGAAGCTACTAAGGGTACAAATATAAAGATAGGTGCTCAAAATATGCACTTTGAAGAAAAAGGAGCATTTACAGGAGAAGTTTCACCTCTTATGTTAAAAGAAATAGATATGGACTATGTTGTAATAGGACATTCAGAAAGAAGACAATACTTCAATGAAACTGATGAAACTGTAAACAAAAAAGTTTTAAAAGCTTTAGAAGTAGAAATAGACCCAATATTATGTGTTGGTGAGACTTTAGAACAAAGAGAAGCTGGAAAAACTAAAGATGTTTGTAAAGTTCAAGTTGAAAAAGCTTTAGAAAATGTTCTTAAAGATGATTTAGCAAAAGTAGTTGTTGCATATGAACCAATCTGGGCTATTGGAACTGGTAAAACTGCAACTGCTGAAGATGCTAATGATGTTATATCTTATATAAGAGAAGTTATAAAAGGATTATATGGAGAGTTAGCTAATGAAGTTAGAATACAATATGGTGGAAGTGTTAAACCTTCAAATGTAGCTGAAATAATGGGTCAAAGTGATATAGATGGAGCTTTAGTAGGTGGAGCTAGTTTAGCTGCTAATGACTATTTAGACCTTGTTAATTTCTAA